One Elaeis guineensis isolate ETL-2024a chromosome 10, EG11, whole genome shotgun sequence genomic window carries:
- the LOC105036598 gene encoding replication factor C subunit 3, protein MGQILQVPYPLPSLLNPHLHLVKSPLFFPAFPPLLTPLLLSRALSLSLQLLLHRAFFPLSPPHPKMLWVDKYRPRTLDKVIVHEEIAGNLKKLISEQDCPHLLFYGPPGSGKKTLIMALLKQMFGPGAEKVKLENKMWKIDAGTRKIELELTMLSSTHHVELNPSDAGFQDRYIVQEIIKEMARNRPIDTKGKKGYKVLVLNEVDKLSREAQHSLRRTMEKYSASCRLILCCNSSSKVTEAVRSRCLNIRVNAPTEEQIIKVLEFIGKKENLQLPPGFAARIAAQSNRSLRRAILSLETCRVQQYPFTANQAVLPMDWEQYVSEIASDIIMEQSPKRLFLVRGKIYELLVNCIPPEIILKKLLSELLKKLDSELKHEVCHWAAYYEHRMRLGQKAIFHIEAFVAKFMSIYKGFLIATFS, encoded by the exons ATGGGGCAAATTTTGCAGGTACCCTACCCGTTGCCATCCCTACTAAACCCCCACCTTCACCTGGTAAAATCTCCCCTGTTCTTCCCGGCCTTCCCGCCACTTCTCACACCTCTGTTGCTCTCGCGCgcgctttctctctctctccagttGCTTCTTCACAGAgccttctttcctctctctccccctcatCCTAAGATGCTGTGGGTGGACAAGTACCGGCCAAGAACCCTAGACAAGGTCATTGTCCACGAAGAGATCGCCGGAAACCTCAAGAAGCTG ATTTCGGAGCAGGACTGCCCCCATCTTCTGTTTTATGGGCCGCCAGGTTCGGGCAAGAAAACCCTAATCATGGCCTTGCTCAAGCAAATGTTTGGCCCCGGAGCTGAGAAG GTGAAGTTGGAGAACAAGATGTGGAAGATCGAT GCCGGAACTCGGAAAATTGAACTTGAGTTGACGATGTTATCGAGCACCCATCACGTGGAGCTGAACCCCAGTGATGCAGGCTTTCAAGATAGGTACATTGTTCAGGAGATTATTAAGGAAATGGCAAGGAACAGACCTATAGATACTAAAGGCAAAAAGGGATACAAAG TGCTCGTGCTGAATGAAGTTGACAAGCTCTCAAGAGAAGCTCAACATTCTCTCCGGAGAACAATGGAGAAATATAGTGCATCGTGCCGGTTAATCTTATGTTGCAACAGCTCTTCAAAAGTAACTGAGGCTGTTAGATCCCGCTGTCTGAACATACGGGTGAATGCACCTACTGAAGAACAG ATTATCAAAGTTTTGGAATTTATTGGCAAGAAGGAGAACCTACAACTCCCACCTGGATTTGCAGCTCGTATAGCAGCTCAGTCAAACCGTAGTTTGAGAAGGGCGATATTATCTTTGGAAACCTGTAGAGTGCAGCA GTATCCATTCACAGCGAACCAAGCAGTGCTGCCCATGGACTGGGAACAATATGTTTCCGAAATAGCTTCTGATATTATTATGGAACAGAGTCCTAAGAG GTTATTTTTGGTCCGTGGAAAAATATATGAGCTACTTGTTAATTGTATTCCTCCTGAAATCATTCTGAAG AAGTTACTGTCAGAATTACTGAAAAAGTTGGACTCTGAATTGAAACATGAAGTATGTCATTGGGCTGCATACTAT
- the LOC105053032 gene encoding putative pectinesterase/pectinesterase inhibitor 45 yields MSAFQDFGPLSERRRAERQQKKRKRIMIAGASVSVILILAAVGVAAVMYQSKHHTGHNKSSSTSNNKDLQSTTRAIKLVCGAVDYKEACESRMAKAVNTTSPKALIRASISIVVDEVAKAFNKSDLIKSDDPMVQGAIEDCKELFRDSADELATALGNIDAHTLEQVPKQSSELRNWLSAVMSYQQTCIDGFPNGEWKDKMKEAMKSAKELTSNALAIIEEASHFLSSVKIPAGNGRRLLAEGQEAAPHKDAGFPSWLSKEERRHLEEEGQDGQDGPRATKNLKPNVTVAKDGSGDFKTISEALARMPKKYEGRYFIYVKEGVYEETVVVDKKMVNVTMFGDGSRKTIVTGSKNYVDGTRTYQTATFAALGDGFMGIAMGFRNTAGPEKHQAVALRVQADRAVFLNCRMEGYQDTLYAQCHRQFYRSCIIAGTVDFIFGDAAAIFQNCILVVRRPLDNQQNIVTAQGRISPRETTGFVLHHCRFTADSKLVPDKDKIRSYLGRPWKEYSRTVIMESDIGDFIHKDGYMPWEGDFALKTLFYAEYKNKGPGADTSARVQWPGFKVISNRTEAVGFTPEVFIQGRDWIKRTGGPAPVPVRLGLY; encoded by the exons ATGTCTGCCTTTCAGGACTTCGGGCCCCTCTCAGAGCGCCGAAGGGCCGAAAGGCAGCAGAAGAAGCGCAAGCGCATCATGATCGCCGGCGCCTCCGTCTCTGTCATCCTCATCCTCGCCGCCGTTGGCGTTGCTGCCGTCATGTACCAATCAAAGCATCACACCGGGCATAACAAAAGCTCCTCCACCTCCAACAACAAGGACTTGCAGTCCACCACCCGGGCCATCAAGCTGGTATGCGGCGCGGTCGATTACAAGGAGGCCTGCGAGTCCCGCATGGCGAAGGCCGTGAACACCACGTCGCCCAAGGCCCTCATCCGGGCCTCGATCTCCATCGTCGTCGACGAGGTCGCCAAGGCCTTCAACAAATCGGACTTGATCAAGAGCGACGATCCCATGGTGCAAGGTGCGATAGAGGATTGTAAGGAGCTTTTCCGGGACTCCGCCGACGAGCTCGCGACGGCGTTGGGCAACATCGATGCACACACGTTGGAGCAGGTACCGAAGCAATCCAGCGAGCTACGGAACTGGCTGAGCGCCGTCATGTCGTACCAGCAGACATGCATCGATGGATTCCCTAATGGGGAGTGGAAGGATAAAATGAAGGAAGCCATGAAGTCGGCAAAAGAGTTGACGAGTAATGCACTGGCTATCATCGAGGAGGCATCACATTTCCTTTCATCGGTCAAAATTCCGGCGGGCAACGGCCGCCGCCTCCTTGCGGAGGGGCAAGAGGCGGCCCCTCACAAGGATGCAGGCTTCCCTTCATGGCTATCCAAGGAGGAACGTAGGCATCTCGAGGAGGAGGGGCAGGATGGCCAGGACGGCCCGCGTGCGACGAAGAACCTCAAGCCCAACGTCACGGTGGCGAAGGACGGAAGCGGAGACTTCAAAACCATTTCAGAGGCACTGGCTCGAATGCCAAAGAAGTATGAAGGAAG ATATTTTATTTATGTGAAGGAGGGGGTCTATGAGGAGACCGTGGTTGTGGATAAGAAGATGGTCAATGTGACCATGTTCGGGGATGGATCGAGGAAGACCATCGTGACTGGAAGCAAGAACTACGTGGATGGCACCAGGACGTACCAAACCGCAACCTTTG CGGCCCTAGGAGACGGCTTCATGGGCATAGCCATGGGGTTCCGCAACACCGCCGGACCGGAGAAGCACCAGGCGGTGGCCCTCCGCGTCCAGGCGGACCGCGCCGTCTTCCTCAACTGCCGCATGGAGGGCTACCAGGACACGCTCTACGCCCAGTGCCACCGCCAGTTCTACCGCAGCTGCATCATCGCCGGCACCGTCGACTTCATCTTCGGCGACGCCGCCGCCATCTTCCAGAACTGCATCCTCGTCGTCCGCCGCCCCCTCGACAACCAGCAGAACATCGTCACCGCCCAGGGCCGCATCTCCCCACGCGAGACCACCGGCTTCGTCCTCCACCACTGCCGCTTCACCGCCGACTCCAAGCTCGTCCCCGACAAGGACAAGATCCGCAGCTACCTCGGCCGCCCATGGAAGGAGTACTCGCGGACCGTCATCATGGAGTCGGATATCGGAGATTTCATCCACAAGGATGGCTACATGCCGTGGGAGGGCGACTTCGCGCTGAAGACGTTGTTCTACGCCGAGTACAAGAACAAGGGGCCGGGCGCCGACACGTCGGCGAGGGTGCAGTGGCCCGGGTTTAAGGTCATTTCTAACCGGACGGAGGCCGTCGGCTTCACGCCGGAGGTGTTCATCCAAGGTCGTGATTGGATCAAGAGAACAGGGGGGCCGGCCCCTGTCCCAGTTCGCCTGGGTCTATATTAA
- the LOC105053031 gene encoding LOW QUALITY PROTEIN: probable pectinesterase/pectinesterase inhibitor 12 (The sequence of the model RefSeq protein was modified relative to this genomic sequence to represent the inferred CDS: inserted 1 base in 1 codon; deleted 2 bases in 1 codon) yields the protein MASPFLPLLPYLLTSLLFSSLLSPTTSSSTLNPNNVQSVCPFTPYPASCLESQKFTISISGSTNSPTLASALCSLQAAISDGTKLASLLCSISPGPNLVESQKGSLQDCRDLHQITLSSLKKSIAVLQLADGCSCNLADVRAYLSAAVTNNATCLEGLAGARGSLKPSLVASWVTTYEHVSNSLDLVTRLGPRRPGGQRRRLLSSAAGSGGFPAWVSRRDRRLLQSDDDGGDYGEYNPSSVVTVAADGTGNFTTVGEAIAFAPNNSADRIIVLVRAGVYEENVEISADKSNIVLIGDGSNATVIRGNRSVGDGWTTFRSATVAVSGEGFLARDITFQNTAGPAKHQAVALRVNADLVAVYRCVIDGYQDTLYVHSFRQFYRECDIHGTVDFLFGNAAVIFQGCNIVAKNPLAGQYNVIAAQSRDDPNEDTGISIQNCSVLASDELTSSNGSTKTYLGRPWRLYSTTVYIESYLGGLVDPAGWTEWMGDQGLDTLYFGEYMNSGPGSXTDGRVTWPGYHIMDYDDASNFTASEFIDGDEWLDSTSFPYDDGI from the exons ATGGCttctcctttccttcctctccttccataCCTTCTAACTTCTCTCCTATTCTCATCCCTGCTCTCtcccaccacctcctcctccacTCTAAATCCCAACAACGTGCAATCTGTCTGCCCTTTCACACCCTACCCCGCCTCCTGTTTAGAATCCCAGAAGTTCACCATCTCCATCTCCGGCTCCACCAACTCCCCCACCCTTGCCTCCGCCCTCTGCTCCCTTCAGGCAGCCATCTCCGACGGGACCAAGCTGGCCTCCCTCCTCTGCTCCATTTCTCCAGGCCCCAACCTCGTCGAGTCCCAAAAAGGCTCCCTTCAGGACTGCCGAGACCTCCACCAGATCACCCTCTCCTCCCTTAAGAAATCCATCGCCGTCCTC CAGCTCGCCGACGGCTGTAGCTGCAACCTCGCCGACGTCCGGGCCTACCTCAGCGCCGCCGTCACCAACAATGCCACCTGCCTCGAGGGCCTTGCCGGTGCCCGGGGCTCACTAAAGCCCTCGCTGGTGGCGTCCTGGGTCACTACCTACGAGCACGTGAGCAACTCCCTCGACCTCGTCACCCGCTTGGGTCCCCGGCGGCCGGGGGGGCAGCGGAGACGGTTGCTCTCATCCGCCGCCGGCAGCGGTGGGTTCCCGGCATGGGTCTCGCGGAGGGACCGAAGGCTTCTCCAGAGCGACGACGACGGCGGCGACTACGGGGAGTACAACCCGTCGTCGGTGGTGACGGTGGCGGCGGACGGGACAGGGAACTTCACGACGGTAGGGGAAGCAATCGCGTTCGCGCCGAACAACAGCGCGGACCGCATAATCGTGTTGGTGCGGGCGGGTGTGTACGAGGAGAACGTGGAGATCTCGGCAGACAAGTCCAACATCGTGCTGATTGGGGACGGAAGCAACGCGACTGTGATCAGAGGAAACCGGAGCGTCGGTGACGGCTGGACCACCTTCCGATCAGCCACGGTCG CTGTTTCCGGAGAAGGTTTCTTGGCTCGTGACATTACCTTCCAAAACACCGCTGGACCAGCAAAGCACCAAGCCGTGGCCCTCCGAGTAAATGCCGACCTGGTTGCCGTCTACCGTTGCGTGATTGATGGCTACCAGGATACGCTATACGTCCACTCCTTCCGGCAGTTCTACCGGGAATGTGATATCCATGGCACCGTGGATTTCCTCTTCGGTAATGCTGCAGTGATCTTCCAGGGATGCAATATTGTGGCTAAGAATCCTTTGGCTGGGCAGTACAATGTTATCGCAGCCCAATCCAGAGATGATCCTAACGAGGATACCGGAATCTCTATTCAGAATTGCTCAGTCCTGGCATCTGATGAACTAACGTCGAGCAACGGTAGCACCAAGACCTACCTGGGGAGGCCTTGGAGGCTGTATTCCACGACGGTGTACATCGAGTCTTACCTTGGTGGGCTAGTGGATCCGGCAGGATGGACGGAGTGGATGGGAGATCAGGGGCTGGATACCTTATACTTCGGCGAGTATATGAATAGTGGGCCAGGAT GGACCGATGGTCGGGTTACGTGGCCGGGATACCACATTATGGATTACGATGATGCCTCTAACTTCACCGCGTCGGAGTTCATCGACGGTGACGAGTGGTTGGATTCAACCTCATTCCCGTATGATGATGGGATATGA
- the LOC105053033 gene encoding pectinesterase-like: MWLAPAFLLLLLLHMAAAAATPSPSVSTIAACKHSLYPKLCRAILAPLRLPSNPYEYGRFSVKQALKRARRTSKLLDHYLAGGGGWARRAGGGALEDCRQLNDLNLDYLEAVAAELGPGESVLTLAGVNRVRALMSALVTNQQTCFDGLEDSGIFPELCGAFSHETQFYGVSLELVSAALDRTVGNRFEPDSLPGQNDASSPAFGLPAMGRNLMHLENGEVVRTNQSVTVARDGTGNFSAIADAIAFAPNDTSTDDGYFAIHIGAGVYEENVVVGKKKTNLILIGAGKNRTVVTGNRSVADGWSTFGTATFAVYGQRFIATDITFENTAGPEKHQAVAVRNNADLSSFYRCSFLGYQDTLYVHSLRQFYRDCDVYGTVDFIFGNAASVFQNCTLYARKPLPNQTNAITAQGRTCPHEATGISIHNCTIRAAPDLEAALNSTKTFLGRPWKEYSRTVYMQSFIDHLIDPLGWMEWNETFALSTLYYGEFENSGPGANTGGRVWWPGYHLMNASDALNFTVYNFTMGDAWLSCTAIPYSGGLL, translated from the exons ATGTGGTTGGCCCCCGCTTTCCtcctgctcctcctcctccacatggccgccgccgccgccaccccGTCTCCCTCCGTCTCCACCATCGCCGCGTGCAAACACTCCCTCTATCCCAAGCTCTGCCGCGCCATCCTCGCGCCGTTACGGCTTCCCTCCAACCCCTACGAGTACGGCCGGTTCTCCGTCAAGCAGGCCCTAAAGCGTGCCCGCCGGACCTCCAAGCTCCTCGACCACTACCTCGCAGGAGGCGGAGGCTGGGCGAGGCGCGCCGGCGGTGGAGCCCTCGAGGATTGCCGCCAGCTGAACGACCTCAACTTGGACTACCTCGAGGCCGTCGCGGCCGAACTCGGCCCGGGCGAGTCGGTCCTCACTCTGGCCGGCGTGAACCGGGTACGGGCTCTGATGAGCGCCTTGGTCACCAATCAGCAGACCTGCTTCGACGGCCTCGAAGATTCCGGAATCTTCCCAGAGCTTTGCGGCGCCTTCTCCCACGAGACCCAGTTCTACGGCGTCTCGCTCGAGCTGGTCAGCGCCGCGCTGGACCGGACCGTCGGGAACCGGTTCGAGCCCGACTCGCTCCCAG GGCAAAATGATGCTAGTTCGCCAGCTTTTGGTTTGCCGGCGATGGGACGGAATCTTATGCATTTGGAGAACGGCGAGGTGGTGCGCACAAACCAGTCGGTGACGGTGGCTCGCGACGGGACTGGGAATTTCTCGGCGATTGCAGACGCCATCGCGTTCGCTCCTAACGATACGTCGACGGACGATGGGTATTTCGCGATCCATATCGGCGCGGGAGTGTACGAGGAGAACGTGGTCGTGGGGAAGAAAAAGACGAACCTGATACTGATCGGCGCGgggaaaaatcggacggtggtcaCCGGGAACCGTAGCGTCGCCGACGGATGGTCGACCTTCGGCACGGCGACTTTCG CGGTATATGGCCAGCGATTCATAGCCACCGACATCACCTTCGAGAACACGGCCGGGCCGGAGAAGCACCAGGCGGTGGCCGTCAGGAACAACGCCGACCTCTCGAGCTTCTACCGGTGCAGCTTCCTGGGCTACCAAGACACCCTCTACGTCCACTCCCTCCGCCAGTTCTACCGCGACTGCGACGTCTACGGCACCGTCGACTTCATCTTCGGCAACGCCGCCTCCGTCTTCCAGAACTGCACCCTCTACGCTCGCAAGCCCCTCCCCAACCAAACCAACGCCATCACCGCCCAAGGCCGCACCTGCCCCCACGAAGCCACCGGCATCTCCATCCACAACTGCACCATCCGAGCCGCGCCGGACCTGGAAGCTGCCCTCAACTCCACCAAGACCTTCCTCGGCCGGCCGTGGAAGGAGTACTCGCGGACGGTCTACATGCAGTCCTTCATCGATCATCTCATCGATCCACTTGGATGGATGGAGTGGAACGAGACCTTCGCATTGAGCACGTTGTACTATGGGGAGTTTGAGAACTCAGGGCCGGGGGCGAACACTGGTGGCAGGGTGTGGTGGCCGGGTTATCACCTCATGAATGCGTCGGATGCTCTGAATTTTACTGTATATAACTTTACCATGGGTGATGCTTGGTTGTCTTGCACTGCCATACCTTACTCCGGCGGGCTGCTCTAG